CCGACATAGTGATATTTGCGGTCAGCTTTCTTGAATTTCCTCTTATGCAAATAGTTTTGTGCAGAAAATCGAGATGGCCAAATATCTTTCTTGCGGAGGCCTGCTTTTCAATTAGAATGTCAATTTTCTTCCCTTTCCCTGATACAGCAACTTCACAACCATATCCTAGAGCCAGAGTCATTATGTGTCTAAACACTGTCCACGGGATAAACAGAGTGATGGGATTAATGAGCCCTGTGGCTTCTGAACGAGTTTACTTGAGCTTCAAGCTTCCCCCTAACTCCCGCAAAGAGGAGTCAATAAGGGGTCTGGCAAGTTCCAGCTTGTTACTGCAAACCTCTTCGTGAAGAGAATCCATTTCTCCCATTCCAAAGTTTGGCTTGTTTTAATCAAACTTCAAAGCCTGAAGCCACACTTTCTCTACAGAAAACCTTATTTTTATAGTGCTGGCGTTCCAAAATATGTCCTCTCGCTCTGATCTATcctttttagcttttaaatCTAAATTGCCACGCTCGACCTGGTCTGCCATATTTGTTATTTCTCAGAGGTACTGGGGAAAGACTGCTGAAAAAAATGAGCCCTACACAAACGGGAAAAAAGTCCGTGGCAACCAACCATCATGAGCGGGTAGTTGTACGTGCCAGAGGCTGATAAGTTGGGTCTCATGCACAGCCTTTCTTTGTGTGTTTTGGGGAGGCCACACAGGTGCACAAGTTTGGAACCTTTACGGCAAAGTTGTTCAGCCATGGCTTTGGGAAGAATCTTGTGTACCATCGCATGAagctgtttttctttctctagTAGTGCATGGAAATGTTTAGGAGGTCTGGTATTTTGACGGTGTTGATCAATATGTGCAAACTTCGTAGGTCGTTGATCAAGGTCTCACTTTGTAGACGAATATACTGGTCTCTGTCCATCACAACAACACCACATCCCTTGTCTGGTTTGGAGATAATAATATCATCTCTTCTTTTAAGGTTATTGAGGGCTCTCAGCAGTGCTTTGGGTGGAGTAGTGCCTTTCTTTGCGATGTAGTTAAGTGCGATTGAATGCAACTTAAAAGATGCCAGATCTCTTTGATGAGAGGATCTAATCTTCAAAACGCTTTTTCAATGCTGGCTCGAATATCTTTGCTGGGGAAGAGAAAATTTGAGACCTCTGCATAGGACAAGCTTATTAAAGATTGTTGATGTGTTCATCTATGTCAGTGTCCTTGGATATTAGTCGAGAAAGTTTTCAAGTCTTGAAACTGTGTTCTTTGCAACGATCAAAGTATTTTGATGATGACAACACATTTGAATACCGAGCAAGTTTCACATAGGTCACAAAGGCTGTTGGTGAAGTCTTCCTTCAGTTGTTTGAGCTGGGACAATTTCCCTTTCAACTCCTCTTCAACGAGTTCTCTTTCAAAGTTACAAGCAGATTTCTTCCACTCTTTGGATAATGGCATGAGACCAATCTCATCAGACTCTGGCACATACAACTACCCGCTGTCGAAATGGTTGGATGAAAAATTAAAGCCGTTATCAACCAACAAATATCGTATCAAcaatatttttggttttattgaTGACATTCAAAACACTAGCATTGAGACTTAACATATCTTTGTCTTCTACGATGTGTCTGCACTATTCACCAATGTTCCTCTAAAAGAAACGATTGACATTCTCGTCAACAAAGCTTTCGAGGGTGGCTGGTTTAATAAGATGCATAGTGCACAACTCCAAAAGCATCACTGATGGATCTATTAGAAATCACTACTACAAACCAGCTATTCCAATTCAATGGTGTAGCCATGGGCTCACAATTGGGCCCACCATTGGCCAACGTTTTCATGTGCCATATACAAAACCAACTTGAACAAAAGAACATGATTCCGTCTTTTTATCAAagatatgttgatgacacttTTGTCACAATGCCCAAAACACAATCAGTGACAGATTTCCTTCAAGTACTCAATAGCGTGCACTCTGGAACTCGAACATGAGGGCTCTATTCTGTACCTCGGTACAAGATGTGGTGGCAATCTAACAACGGAAGTCTACAGAAAACCAACCAACACAGGACTGCTACTTATTCCAATGTGATTTGCGCAATGCAAATTATGTCGGGTTCACTACCCAACACTTACATCAACGCATAAGTGAACACTGTTTTGCAGCCATCTGGAAACACCTCGAAACACCTTGAAACACAGCATGTCAACAACAGAACAAAGATTGACCACCTTTTCAAAGTTCTGAGGAAATGTGACAGCAAGTTTGACTGCTTGGTCTACGAGATGTTGTATATAAAGGACATTAAGCCTTCTCTTAACACGCAAGCTGACTCCATTCATGCCAAACTGTTTACTTGACACTTccattcttttttcttgtttccttGGGAATAATACCCATAGGACCCGCAAATATTTTATGTATTGTTTCGTATTACACCTTATACTTTTTAACTTGATAATGGCGTAACAAAGCGCTGAAACGTGGTCCGcttttttaaatgtatttttaaaatgttctggCGTTTAACTTTGTAAGCAattcattttcttcattttcttaatCTCTCCAATTCTTTGCTAGTACGTCAATAATCCCGATTCACGCAGCATAGTGCTATCATGCCTATGTCCTTCATATGGTCCATTCATGTTTGTAATAATCCCATTGGGAAGGATGACACTTTGGAATTTTATCCCATGGCCATGTTTACGTCCATTGAAAACtatttggtgattttttttggGGGGTCTTTAACTCTTACACAGGGTTCCATCGATAAAACTGAAACAGTTTTGGAGCGCAACACCTCTGTTATGGACAATTTGTGCATAATGTTCCAAAGTTCAAGGAAGAAGCGATGGTTATGTGCTTCAAAGGTTAAATCCAGAACATGGTTAAAAATCAAGCACAACTCTGTTTTATTTCGACCAAATCTGAAAACCGTGTCACTATACCTACAAGGAAAGGCAAGTCCTTCAATACCTGTACAGACAGTTCCTTGGGAGCAAGTAAACTTATCAGGAAATCCTGAAATATAAAGCAATAGCTCCAGATCAGGTTTTTGAAATCGAAATTCAACTTTACACTTGATGGTGTCTTGAGGTGGAAGTGTTatcaagaaaaaattgaaatgtgaaCAATTGATTGTGAACAAGCACTGATTTCATTTCATGATAGTAACATGGAGGCAGGGAATACTCTGAATGAGTTATGTAACCAGTTAACTCGAGAATGTTCAAAGGAAAATGTGGGCAAAAAGGCCGAGGAAGATAAAGCTGTCTTTGCGACAAAATTCAGTATAGATACCTTAAACATAGATGAATTTCCCAAATGCAAGAAATGTGTTAATTCCGAGAACAACATGGCTCATTTGCTTTGCTACGGGAAAACATCCATCGGATATCCTTAAATCTAAGTCACAATATTAATAATGAAGGATTTTGGAAAATTCGTCAGAAGGGTAGAGAGCAAAACATATGCTTAGACTGGGCCGATGTATTACCCCGAAAAAATTCTGTACAAGATATGAATAAGCTGGTTATCGCCATCCAGTCGCTAAAAATATGCCCTGCTTGTTTATTTGAACAGTACTGTCCCAGAATAACAGTGAGCCTGTCTAGTACACGTGAAATGATGAGGCATCTGCCTTTCTTGAAGTTAATACACCCCAGCAATCCTTCAACATTTGAATTAGTTGCCTTTACCGATTTAGATGACGATGAAATTGAATTACCTTCTATTGGCCAACTCAAGGAGAGTGACTCAGTACCCAGAGGGGTACTTTTTTTGGCAAGGAGTAAGCATTTTACATGGATTTAATATTAGCATTATGCTTGCATGCTGTGTTGGAGCTCCTGAAAACAGAGCATTCACAAACATGAATGGAAATAAGGCAGGGGTCACACGGTGGCCTTATTTTTTTGTCGCGACACTTACACCACAGGAGACATGGACGTTGCATGTGCACGACATAAATGATATTTCAAACCAGAGTGCCAAATATAATTTTGCAGACATGAGGCTGGTGCTAGCTTTATTAGCAATTTGTTCAATGCACAATATTCGCCAACCGCAAATGTTGGTTCTTGCCACTTTAAAGCGACACCAAGAGGTGCAGAGAAGAAATTGCCAATTTAGATTTTGCTGTTTACCACGGCCACGACAGTCATGGTTCCAGATCTATTATAATGATCACTGGATTCCAGATGGCTTCTTTAAGCAACTTTGAATCAGCATTTGAACATCATAAGTCCACATGTAAGACAAGATAAATCTATGCAAAACTGTATTTCAGCAGAAAAGATTTTGGCGACAGGTTTATACAGATTAGCACACGGGAATTCTTACGTTTCCATAGACTAGACTTGAAATGGATCacagaaaaacaatgcaaaactgataagttattgtaaatgCCATGTCCTTGCCCTCTTAGGAATAACTATACAAAAAATCCATACTATTCCATGGCATCTCCTTCAAATCTTGTACCAAATGAGGACAAAGCAATGATTCCAGTTCCTTGTAGAATATCCTCTCCtgaggaaaagcaatttgtagcctATCACTACTCCTGCGTTCTAAGACTCCAATCCAAAACCTCAATCCAAAACAGAGGGAAAATGTTTCTTACATTAATGTCAGCTAATGTCTGTCCCCTTTAATGgatcataggtgagaaccaatcaaaatgcaagaaTAAGTTGACTTATTTATATTAAACATATACAGCTATTTGAATTAAGGTTGTCGGATAAAACTTTCAAGCTTAAAGACAAGACCGAAAGGTAGTATGGGCAGTTGTTAATTTATTTTCGGAGGTACGATAAGATACGTGTATGTAGTTCGGATAGTTGGGAGAGCGCGAAGGTAGCGTAAGAGATGCTCGAGGCGCAGCCGAGAGCATCTCTAGCTACCTAAGTGCTCTCCCAACTATCCAAGTGCATCCCGAATTGGATGGACGCTCGCTAGGCattgtccatttcttttataacatagcaGGACATTTTTCACGCAGAAAAGTCGCTTTTTCTGCACTGATCAAATGGGTGCGGTTTGACTAAAAATAGAACGACTTGTTTCCAAAAACACGTTTATTTTTACACGCTTGCATCTGCGAGTGACAAAATAAGTGTATCAAAATACCACACATCAGCCGTCCAGCTTAAATATTTGGCTCAGATGTCAAGGAAAAAGTTTATTTAaagtttattcattcaaaatgatGCAGCCTTTAAAAAGTCTGGAGTTTTTCGAGTCATTTTGAAGGGCTCGCCGGGGAGACCACGACTTGCACATTCTGAATCGAGCAGTTGCTGAAAATGGAGTCGAAATTGCACGACATTGGcctcaattgctggttttctaCGACTGTAGCAGACCTAGCAGTGGTGTGGGTTGATTGCTCAACCGAAACTAATGCTGTGGACCCTTGAATATGGCTGGAAAGGACTTTGCTGCAGTGAAGATGCTGAGCTGTTGAAGGGCGAGTGTTGTAGTGAGCCAAGCTCTGCTCATTCCTATGGCCAGAAATCGCCATGATATGGCAGTTAGGGACTCCAGCGTTCGACCAGAGGGTGATTGCTGTGGCACAGACAGAGTGGTTGGTATAAACTCTCGACAGCTGAGCTGCTTGACTAATTTCCTTCATCATGTTGTCAAGTTTATTGATGCCGAGCGGCTTGTTGTCGTACCAAACGGGATCGGAAGGCACCCAGTTTCGGCTGGGATACTGGAAAAATGCAGAACTTTTGGGGTTGAGTTTGGAAAGATAGAGCTTCACAGCTTTGTAGCCATCGTTGGGACTGTCCGTTTCATACATTCGTGCATATTTTTCCGTGCTGCTGGTATCTTTCAGGCCACCGGGATGGTTTTTAGACACTTCATCGTGCGCCATGGTCACGTAATTTCTCTCGCTCGCATCGACATCCAGTTTGAAGCTGGATTTCTGCAGCTCTCGTTGCTCTCCGCGGCCTCGTCTGCAGAAGTACAAAACAATATGAAACCAGATGTTTCTTAGGAGGGACAGAGAATTGCTGAGAGACAGTGCATCCGATGATTTGAGCTTCTCCATGTCTTCATCTTCCAGCGTAGGCTTGTGCTGGCTGTTTTCTTTGCCGAGTTTCTTCAGTTGAACAAGTTGTGCGTCCAGCATCTGATTTGATCTGGTAAATCTCGGATCTGTTGACATCTTTAGATTTCTGGAGAACTTTGGCTGATTCATGTATCTTTTCGATGCCGTGGTGGAAACCAAGAAGCGTCTTTTTGCCATAGGTCTCGCCATCCTTTTTCCTGGCCTCTGCATAAAATCTCTGGAGATTTGCATCGATCGAGTTGACCGTTCGTCATGTTTTCCAGCTCCGTCtggatatttttctctttgcacCATGCTGTCAATTACAAGAAAGTAAGGTAATCAATCTAGTTATTGTCAAAACAAACCTTTCTTGTATTTGAGACAGAACTTGTATCAGTTAAGACAAAATTGGACTGCGAAatcctattgtttttgttcattgtttATCACGTCACGTTGCAACATTTCATCTAATTATTTTTCATCATGTAAGAAaactatttaagtttgaaactcACCCTTGAACGTGGAAACACACCAGTTAGTGTTTTTCTTGGTCTTCTTTGATTCTTTATCCTCCAGAATTTTCTCCAAATCCCGCTCGTTTAAATTTGCGAAGCGGTTGTTTTCCCCGGTAGCACTTTCACTCAGTTGTTGATCTTTCGACTTATCTGATGTTTCCAATGTTTCAACCATTTCAGACACGTTATCTAACTCTTGAATGTCATCGAATAACCCTAACTCAAATGTCGGGTAATTGCTAGCCATAAGTGACAGCTAAATCTAATTTTTCTCGAAAAAGGTTGCGAGAAGAAACTCCTGCTGGCAAGGAATTTCACCGACAATGACGTCAGCCTGAACCATCTCTATGAatcatccatttctttttcataaaaaattagccaatcagagcgcgccctAGCATATAGCTATGTTATAATTATCAACAGAACATCCCTGCTCCTCATGAAAGCATGCAGATGCATTCCTTTGTACCCATGGAGTATTACTAATACCCAGAAACACGAAGGTATGGTCTTGTCTCAATATGTCATGCTCAAAGGCAAAGGTAGTTGTGTTTAAATATGGGTTTTTACAAAGCCCAGTGTttttcaaattgatttattaataTAATCATGTACGAATTTTTGGGAATCCTCTTGTAATTTGGATACGTTTGAACATATGGACTGCCTTCCCTGACAATAGGTTTCACATGACTATGTCAATCAGTCACGAACATTTTTTCATAAAGTGGCTGCTGAAACAACAAAGTTTGCCAAATGTTGGAGCTGAGGGTGGAATTTTATAGCATTTTATGGCAAATATGGACTTGTATACAAAATGGTAGATGCAATTACCATCAAGCCCTCCATTTCAATGTCAATCAGTTAAATTTATTGTTGTGAATATTAAATATTGGTCTTTTGACCTTTTCGAGGGTTTCTTTTACCCTGCTCAGGTTATAAAAACCTGCTTGTACAAAGAAATACTAACAACTTGTTTCTACAAATGTTATTTTATTGTGGTTATTGTGAagttatatttaaaaattaacactGAATTGTTTCATCTGGTTTTGGTCCCCTCAAACTGCAATGCAGCTGATGCAGCCTGTTTTAATACCTTCCCTATGGTGAGATTTGAATACCTACACAATTTGAAGAATTACGCATGTTATTTCTGTTATGTTATTAAATGTAAACGCAATATGATGGGGCTATACTTAGTAGTGCCCATGTCCTCCTAACTAGAGGGGTTCAGATACTCTGGGGTTTGTCTTTAGGTTTCTTGTAGTGGGTGGGGGTGGCAAACATGAACAAGTGATCTAAATGttttttcagtaaaatactTGATATGGGACTCCCTGGGATTGGCATGTCCTTCCTGTGTACCTGTGTAAAAGGTTTATAGCCCACACATATGCTATTGCCATGACACTTCACCTTCATTGTTAAACCATTGAGTAAATTCTTCACGCATATTTTTAGCTTCATTAGAGCAATTCCTTGACGTTGATGGTTGTAAATTAAGGAAAGAATCTGTTGGGATATCTTCTCTCCATGACCCAGGAATAACCTCTGTCGTCTCAGGGTCCTCCCTGTCAACAAGGGTGGGTAGACTATAAATGTTACGACTGCTGGTGTCAGCTCTTAGCCAGTTGTGAAGGGTAAGTGCTGCTAGGGTTATTCCCTTTACTTTAAATAGAGCTAACAAAAAAGGGACGGTAAAGCAATGCCACCTGTTCCCCAGAATTCCCAAAATATTTTCGGAAATTCTTCTTCCCCTTGAAATGCGGTAGTTGGTAATTCTCTGTTCTACAGTGAGATTCCTGCTAGGGTAAGGTTTTAGCATGTACTTAGATAACCGAAATGCCTCATCCCCTGTGAGAACAAAAGGAACTGGAGTTGTTCAGCCAGGAAGTGGACGCGGAGGTGGTATATTTAATGAATTGTCTGAATCATTTAGTGCATATTTAAGAGAGCTTCTTCCCCAGGCATGTCCATCTGGGTTTTTTCCATTGGTGCCCACATCAACGTACAAACATTCATAATCAAGCCCTGAAACTACAAGGGCAATGATACTTTCGTTTCCCTTGTAGTCGTGGAAGTGTGAACCTGCATAAGCAGGTTTCTGTATAAGAATACATTTACCGTCGATGGCTCCAATGTTGTTCGGTATGTTCCATCTCATTCGATGTAACTGCAGCAGTTTTCCCGAAGTAGGAAATATTGGTGTGAAGAGTTCTTCGAACGGAAATAATTCGCAAGCTGTAAACGATTCTAGCGAGTCAGAGTCAGACAACGATGTGTCCCACGAGGATGTGAACTCACCAACATCACACGATTCCGACAATCATGATGAAACGCTGGCGTTACTTACCGAATACTTTAAATTGAAAGGCAGTACGTATCATGCACATTTCCAGGATGCGTTAAGACGTTGCAAAAGACTATCTATGGAGAAGAGAGATATTTCAATTCAACTTTTAATTGAGCCTGCAAATGCAAGAGATGAAAATGCAATTGTTGTTCAAGTGCAACTCGACAGCACCTGGCAACCTGTGGGCTATATTCCTGCTGTTAAAGTCAAGAAAGCAATGGAtactttggaaaaaaatgaagtAAAGAACATCACCTTCAAGTGTATTGAGTGGAAGTACATTTATGGACTGGGGGAGTTCAAATATGTTTCATCAGTTACCATCACAAAACTTAACAAGTGGTTACCAACAGACAAAAATTATCACTATAACGACTTTCTGTAATTTCCTCAGACATTGATTTATagttgtttttttacttttgtatcTAGGTAACTTCTGCCAATCTtaattcaaaaaatattttattaacaaTGATACATTATTATTTACTTCATGACAAAATGTGTAGTACTGTATGTTATGCCACTGTACAGTGCCTGAATATGCTTTAGTGCATATTGTGCTTCAACTTTTTCATAGTTGTTTTAATTCCATTTGTTAAACTTTCTTGAAAGTGAATATAATGTAACTTTTAACAATGTGCTGAATAATTATCAATAGTAAATTGTCACATTGAGTTACTATGGTAACCAAGTGGTTGTTGTTTGAAAGAATTGTTACGATATTTAAGTAAATTTATTCCTTGCCTCGACAGCCATGATCTGAGTATATTTAACATCCATTCCTTTTTGTATATAGGTACAAAAACAACAGCCTAGACATGAAAACCTGTTGAAACGGTAAACCCTGCTGCAAGAGGGAGGGGGTTAAATAACTTAtggaaatttgatttaattattattttcgccattaattaatgtcacaaaaatcaattctaaaatgcaaacaacataatCAAAACCCCCTAGTAATTGATGATCCTACAAAATTTG
Above is a window of Montipora capricornis isolate CH-2021 chromosome 6, ASM3666992v2, whole genome shotgun sequence DNA encoding:
- the LOC138053793 gene encoding uncharacterized protein produces the protein MQRPGKRMARPMAKRRFLVSTTASKRYMNQPKFSRNLKMSTDPRFTRSNQMLDAQLVQLKKLGKENSQHKPTLEDEDMEKLKSSDALSLSNSLSLLRNIWFHIVLYFCRRGRGEQRELQKSSFKLDVDASERNYVTMAHDEVSKNHPGGLKDTSSTEKYARMYETDSPNDGYKAVKLYLSKLNPKSSAFFQYPSRNWVPSDPVWYDNKPLGINKLDNMMKEISQAAQLSRVYTNHSVCATAITLWSNAGVPNCHIMAISGHRNEQSLAHYNTRPSTAQHLHCSKVLSSHIQGSTALVSVEQSTHTTARSATVVENQQLRPMSCNFDSIFSNCSIQNVQVVVSPASPSK